The sequence TAATCTGAACTCGACACATATGCAAATTTATACTACGACAACCACCTGATGCAGATCTAGCGTGATCAATTGAGGGATAATACCATACATATAGTAATTTTGACGTTACAATCTGACGGAAAAAAGGTACACAGTTTATCTTCAAGCAACATAGTGAAGAATAGATCGATCTTCCTCGTCTCGGGCCATGAACTAAACAGAATGATGCAATGTTAGCAGTCTGAAACTCTGATAAATATCCCGCCTAGGCTAAGCCGTACAACAAACACTCACTTCTCGTTCAATCAGACTTTCCACTCTCTTCTTAATCTCCTTCACATCCGGCGGGAACCTTTTGGAGACATCGCTAACGACCCCATCGATCAATAGCTGGAGGGTAACCTTCTTGCGGGCTTTCATGATTCGGACAATGGTAGCTTCGAGGACGGATACTCGGTCGAGAGTGACTTGTTCGTTTGTCTTGCGAGATTCTTCGGCCTAAGTGGCCCATGTGATATGGTAAGCAATGTGTGCGGTCGCAAAGTATTGTAATGTGGCGGCGACTCACAGACATATCCTGTTGGATTTGGTTGACCTTGAATTTGATGCGTTCACTCGTGAAGCCCTTGTTCCAAACAAAGATATCTGCCGGGTTGACTTCCTTACCGGCGGGTTTCTTAAGAAGAACTCGGGTGCCCTTCCTACCTAGAGCCAACGACTGAAGCGTTCTGATTAATTCATTCTTCTCTAAAAGACACAGATCAGTCAAATAAGCGCCAACTCTTAGCTCAAGTCTTGATAGCAAATGAGGGAATAAACCAACTTACCGATACCCGTCCTCTCCTTAATCTCCGCAAATGTCAAGCTTCCAACCTCGTTAAACAAAAGGAGCACGACCGCCTGGAATAGACTGACTCCAACTTCGTAACGCCCACTGGGGAATCGAGCGGTAAGCGTAACTGTTGCAAGCTGGAATCGCCATGAGAGGACACGATTCTTGTGTTGAGTGGTGTACCAGGAGGTGAAAGCATCGATTGAGGATTGAAGGGATGGCGTAAGGTGGAAGTTCCAGCCGTCTTTGAGGAGTGGGTAGCTACAGTGAAAAAAAGAGTAATGTCAGGTCAAGGGGCCAGTATGTGATGGATAGCATTTGAGGATCGCGAACTGAGGGAATGACCGTGAACTTACGCAGGCCAAGCGGACTCCGTGAGTACGTTGGCGGTAAAGTTGGATGTCTCGCCATACTGTGCTGGATCTCTGGACTGTGCCAATTGGTATGATCGTACGAGCCTGGAGGAAGCAGTCAGAAGACCAGATTTAGTTATAGGTAGACCAAATTTACGTTTCTGAAAGTTGAAGGTCCTTCATCATCACATCTCCCGACGTGAACTCTTCTCCCAGCTCTGCAGTTCCATCATTAGCTTCACTCTTCGTAAACGCGTAAACAGTGGAGGGAGGATCGGCTTACCCTTTTGGAGTTTTGCCACCATGTTTTCTTCCTGATCATTACTCGCACTTTTATTTAACAACAACCTCTTCGCCAACTGACTCGAATAAAATGCCTTGAACACGTCTTTGTCTTTGGTAAATCCGATCAGAGCGACAATCTCATCCAAATGGTTGTTAAACTGTTCTTCAGTACCGGACCCCTGGCCTTTGCGCATGGCAGCATCGAGATGTTTGGCAATCCACTCGGCAGGCGCATTTTGTCTACTACTCATCCCAGTTTTGAAACCCGTCCTGACGGCTTCTTCGAGTTCAAACATTCTCATTCTCACATTCCGCTTCTTTTCCCTTGCAGtttccatctctttttctctctcctctttctcctcaACGGAAATCATCTGCACATCTTCATCCGCTAGAAGAGGTTTGGTGTCTTCTCCGGAGAAGAGGTTGGATACAGCCTTTTCGGCGAAACGTTTAAGTTTGAGGATTTCGTCTATCATATGTGGGTCGTTGGCTGGGTCGGAAATGAGTGTGGAAACTCTGTTGGAGAGGTAATTTTCGAGAGATTTGACGAAAGAGGCGAATTTATCAGTTTCAATGGAAAACTGGTACAACTCTGAGAACCCCTTTGCTTCATCGTTGCTCATAGCTTCTTCAACAGCTAAATCGATTACTTTGTCGGTTGTTTCAGTTTGGCCCACTTTTCTCAGGTCGCGCGACAATGGTTGGAGTGCAAATGTATGGAAACACTCGCGTATCCGATCTTCCTCTTCGGCTATTTTGGCAAGAAACCAAGGAGCGTATTCTCCGGCTTTTCGATTACCTTTTTCAATTTCAGAAACCGCATTTCTCAGAGCGGAGGTGTAATACTCATTGGTCTCATCTTGATAGGCAGTTGCGAGTTCGCCAAATGTCTGGAGAGTTTGCGCAATCTTGTCTACGGCCAGCATCGTGGGTCGGGCGGTCGAGGGACTGTATTGGTATGAGCTTTGAAAAGAACAAAAGAAGAGGCCATGAATAAGTGCTCACGTTCCGGTCTGCCTTTCTTCTGATAGCCACTTGAAAATGTCATCGATAATTACCCTATGTATTACAGTGTCCTGCCAGACGATGGACTTGAATTTGGCCATCGCTCTGGACCGCAAGATATTTGGGTCAGAAAAGGAACTGTGGTAGACTTTATCAAGGTGGACCAATAATGAGCTGAGAAGGTTCTGGAGGGGATAAGCGTAAACGTTGAGAGTATGAGACGATTTCAGTAACTCACTGTTCTCGCAGTCCAGACTTGCCAACTTCCGCATAATTTTCCCAGTGTGTTCCTGTCTCTGGCCAAAATGCTTCCTCTTAATTCCCTGGAAATCCTTTCCGTATAATCATCAATAGATCTGGTGCACTTGTCAGAAAGTTGGGAGGCAGCATCTCGATCTTGAAGTACCACAGCCTGGCATATTGTAGTGATGTGCTGATAACTTAATGGCGTTGGTTGGCCTGCCAATATTGCGTCTATTGATTTGAATAATGGGTCCAATTTGTCCGTGGCCTGCGACTGTACCAAAGCTTAAGATTGGTACTCAGCTTAGAGACACTCAATCTCAGCTTGGAAACTCACATGGTAACTCAAGCTTTACGATGCGCCCCGTGGAGCGCTGACTGCCGCTTCCGGGTATGATGAAGTCGACATGGGCTCTTACACTTGGCCTGTAAGAGGTGAATGCGTCGGTCGTCGACGGATATACCACGAGTGAGGGCATTGTAAAGTTTGGGACAATTGCAAGTCGAGGGAATGGCTGTCAAGACTTACACGTATCATCAATTGGGTCGGTGCGTATGATCCACGAAATGATGCCCGCCTTCGGAGATGACCTACGCTTACTCCAGATTCGGGGGACTTTGGAGTCACGCCGCCGCCAACAGGGACCAGCTATACGGAGTTCTTTAAATCTCCGTATTCCAAGCGAAATCCCGTTGACAACGACCTCCGGGCCTCCAGATTCGTTATCTAGAACGGGTCACGCAACCCGGCCATGCGAATACGTAATGCCAATACTGGATAAGCATTCTCTGGCGTCGGCGTCTCGAGTCTTCCACCGAATCCGCCAAATGCactttcctttttttgCCTTGCAACTTTTTTATTCCAATCTTTGACAATCTAGCATGGCTGAGCTTGCTCCCTCTCAAGAGGGAAAGCTTGCTGACTCGTCTAACCAAGACTCTCAGTCCACACTCCGTCTGCGCAAGACTCTCCCGCACAACAATACTGAAAGCATCTCCAGTGTGGGCGACGAAAAGTCCGCCGACACCGAAGACAAATCTCAGGATCAAGTTACCTGGGGTAAAACCTCTACTGGAGCAGTCTTTCGTGTGCCCAACACCCATTCCTTCGTGCATACCTTGCTCACTACTACTCATCGATCGTCTCTCACCCGGCTCACACTTTTCTCGCTCGTCGCTCAGCCCGTGCTGTTCTACTTATTGCGTAATCATCGCCTTTTGCGCTCGgtcttctttttgctttACTTTGCCTTCTGGCGAGGATGTTATGATTGGGGTTTCGCCTGGGTGCTCAGAAAGCAAAGCGAGAAGAAATGGGTCGTAAAGCTACTCAGGAACTGGGGATGGTTGGACGTCAATTCGGAACAAGGCGGAGAACAAGGTCGAGCATGGGCCAAGTGGTGGAAGAGAGAACTCGAAATGAAGATGGATGATGGGTACAAATGGGAGAGTGTTCCTCAAGAGTTCAACGCCTGGTTGATGTTCCGCCAGTTGGTTGATGTGGTGCTCCTCAAGTGGGTCATGCTCTCTTGCTGTTGTGTTGGTCTCTAACGCTCTTTAGCGATTTTGTCTCTTACGCCTGTTTCGCTTGGGCCAACCTGCATTTCCCTCCCAATCATTCTGTATTCATGCACATCTTCCGTTGGGTATTAGGCTGGTCACTCATCTTGTTCAACCTTTGGGTCAAGATGGACGCCCACCGAGTCGTCAAGGACTATGCGTGGTACTGGGGTGATGCTTTTTGGCTTATGGTCATGCAACATGATCTGGTATTTGATGGTGTTTATGAGATCGCGCCTCATCCCATGTACTCTGTGGGATATGCCGGTTACTATGGTCTCTCAATGGGTGAGTCATTAGCGTTACAGAAAGTGATTTATACTGACAGTGATGATAGTCGTTGGCTCATACGCCGTGCTTTTCGTATCCCTTGCTGCCCACGCCGCCCAGTTCGCTTTCCTTCTTTGGTTCGAGAATCCTCGTAAGTAAATTATTTGTTCTGGAACCCGGTTGCTAAGCTTTCCAGACATTGAACGAACCTATGGCGGCGGCAAGAAACCTTTGGCTTCGCGTGTCCCTCTTGCCTGGGAGCGAACTGAGCATGAACAGGAACAACTTGAGGGGAGCAGCTCGACCATTGTTGAAGGCTCCGAAGCGCCTACTCCCTCTGCCACTGAAGGTAGGTTCCATAGGAATTTGGAAAGCGCATATCTGACAATAGAAAAGGGGAAACAGAGACTGAACCCGAGCTCCCTGAACTCCCCTCTGCTACTAAAGAGTCCGACCCTCAAATCTGCAAGCCTCGATCAGATAGCGTGTTCAGCACTACTTCTGCGACAATTGCTGACGGTGTGAGCTGTGGCAAACGCCCTGCTGTTAGGAAGAGTTTCAGCCACCGTACGAAGTTTACCATGCACGACCTCAGGCATAGGTTCTTCAGGAAGCCCGTCGTGGTCTTTTCTCGCTTGGATATGCTTCGGTAAGTAATCCTTTAACATTTGGAATTTCTCTAACCCTATGAAGATCTACAGACTTTGCCTTGGTCCTTCTCGTAATTTATGCTCTTTCGAGCCTCATCCCGTCCCTTTCGCTTAACGTTTCTCTTGCTGGCCATTTCCTCCATGTGCTTCTTTGGCGACTCTTCCACTCTTTCGGCCTTGGTCTCATTCTTCGAGCCCAGTCAAAATCCAAGTGGCTTGTGAGGCATTACTTGAAGCATTATCACTATCCTGAGGATGCGCACgttgatgatgaggatgagagcGATATCAAGGAAAGTGTTGTGAAACGTGCTACTGAAGAATCGTTTGGTAACTGGCAAGTGATGTACAATATCAGCTTGGTTATGACTTATGGTAAGTGACGTTCGGTTGTTCAATTGCATGGGCTAACTATGCATAGTCTCATTTGTTGGCCTTGCTTGGAAGACATACCACCTTCCATCTGACTGGACTGTCAGCGGTACTATGCTTCGTCATGTGCTTGGTCTCGTGAGTGATTAGATTCGCTATAAAAATGTCATTGACTCCTCCCAGTCCCTCATTGCGCTTCATATCTGGTCTGCCGTTTCGAGTTACGAAGTCCTCGGCGATTTTGGTTGGCTCTATTCTgatttcttcctcatcgaACAAATTCCCTCCCAGCTCGCTTATACTGGTATCTACCGATTCCTCAACAATCCCGAAAGAAGTATGGGCGGGGCTGCATTCTTCGGTCTTTGGCTTATCAGTAACTCGAAGCTTGTCTTTGCGCTTGCTTTGGCATCTCATTTGAGTCACTGGTGGTTCCTCACTTTTGTGGAAGGCCCACACATGCAGCGTCTTTATGGTAAACGTCTTCGCAAAGACGGCGGCCTCACTAAAACTCTCAAGAATGTTGCTGGCAAGACCATCGCTACCAAGACTGGTAAGCACGCGCATGATATACAGCGTGTAGTCCAGGAAGTTAGAGGTTCAATTGAAAAGGTTGAGGAGAAGGTTACAGAGGCAGTTGAAGAGTTTTTAGATCACGGTGAGTTTTGTTACCGCGAATTGGCCTACGAATAATGCT comes from Cryptococcus gattii WM276 chromosome G, complete sequence and encodes:
- a CDS encoding Ubiquitin-protein ligase, putative (Similar to TIGR gene model, INSD accession AAW44790.1), producing the protein MPSLVVYPSTTDAFTSYRPSVRAHVDFIIPGSGSQRSTGRIVKLELPSLVQSQATDKLDPLFKSIDAILAGQPTPLSYQHITTICQAVVLQDRDAASQLSDKCTRSIDDYTERISRELRGSILARDRNTLGKLCGSWQVWTARTNLLSSLLVHLDKVYHSSFSDPNILRSRAMAKFKSIVWQDTVIHRVIIDDIFKWLSEERQTGTPSTARPTMLAVDKIAQTLQTFGELATAYQDETNEYYTSALRNAVSEIEKGNRKAGEYAPWFLAKIAEEEDRIRECFHTFALQPLSRDLRKVGQTETTDKVIDLAVEEAMSNDEAKGFSELYQFSIETDKFASFVKSLENYLSNRVSTLISDPANDPHMIDEILKLKRFAEKAVSNLFSGEDTKPLLADEDVQMISVEEKEEREKEMETAREKKRNVRMRMFELEEAVRTGFKTGMSSRQNAPAEWIAKHLDAAMRKGQGSGTEEQFNNHLDEIVALIGFTKDKDVFKAFYSSQLAKRLLLNKSASNDQEENMVAKLQKELGEEFTSGDVMMKDLQLSETLVRSYQLAQSRDPAQYGETSNFTANVLTESAWPAYPLLKDGWNFHLTPSLQSSIDAFTSWYTTQHKNRVLSWRFQLATVTLTARFPSGRYEVGVSLFQAVVLLLFNEVGSLTFAEIKERTGIEKNELIRTLQSLALGRKGTRVLLKKPAGKEVNPADIFVWNKGFTSERIKFKVNQIQQDMSAEESRKTNEQVTLDRVSVLEATIVRIMKARKKVTLQLLIDGVVSDVSKRFPPDVKEIKKRVESLIEREFMARDEEDRSILHYVA
- a CDS encoding Phosphatidylethanolamine N-methyltransferase, putative (Similar to TIGR gene model, INSD accession AAW44788.1), with translation MAELAPSQEGKLADSSNQDSQSTLRLRKTLPHNNTESISSVGDEKSADTEDKSQDQVTWGKTSTGAVFRVPNTHSFVHTLLTTTHRSSLTRLTLFSLVAQPVLFYLLRNHRLLRSVFFLLYFAFWRGCYDWGFAWVLRKQSEKKWVVKLLRNWGWLDVNSEQGGEQGRAWAKWWKRELEMKMDDGYKWESVPQEFNAWLMFRQLVDVVLLNDFVSYACFAWANLHFPPNHSVFMHIFRWVLGWSLILFNLWVKMDAHRVVKDYAWYWGDAFWLMVMQHDLVFDGVYEIAPHPMYSVGYAGYYGLSMVVGSYAVLFVSLAAHAAQFAFLLWFENPHIERTYGGGKKPLASRVPLAWERTEHEQEQLEGSSSTIVEGSEAPTPSATEGRSTDFALVLLVIYALSSLIPSLSLNVSLAGHFLHVLLWRLFHSFGLGLILRAQSKSKWLVRHYLKHYHYPEDAHVDDEDESDIKESVVKRATEESFGNWQVMYNISLVMTYVSFVGLAWKTYHLPSDWTVSGTMLRHVLGLSLIALHIWSAVSSYEVLGDFGWLYSDFFLIEQIPSQLAYTGIYRFLNNPERSMGGAAFFGLWLISNSKLVFALALASHLSHWWFLTFVEGPHMQRLYGKRLRKDGGLTKTLKNVAGKTIATKTGKHAHDIQRVVQEVRGSIEKVEEKVTEAVEEFLDHARPMFTDMVNDTRVLLQQSRERMIITRVANDISAYDTSRYGLHIATSSSAPTPRFHVGQPIRVSWTAPSNHSRKDWIGIYRLGSCKSQLVTRVSSVGKWMPIYEEEWNGNDPVDPAERERKGDSGEVVFRGDQLPWQPGEYELRYHHDGKHNVMSRLAPVEIVVDKPKSSSVKAIHQTLLNIVCVSLDSDPNLVPKSARKKTTPAAIPASHVSEVSLREDLPAIQESDGKETEEGAADRIEHNQKELSEDHADDGDTPSLNTPIVSGVPTPSTHPPSSPIPPFSSSDHGTPPSSSAHSFASSNDPDYTVGHGGDDDFVIMTENQAKRIAHLAEMAFGVELSPDVVVAEANVGSLARRIVGARSLIK